From Lysobacter auxotrophicus, the proteins below share one genomic window:
- a CDS encoding lamin tail domain-containing protein — protein MDRVRGRCAAALFCFASLLATGAAQAQVVISQVYGGGGGGTAVFANDYVELYNRGATPASLAGMSVQYASATGTGTFGGVAVLPSVTVQPGKYFLVAMSGGSAGAPLPTPDATGPAAMAAGAGKVALVRQATALACNGGSVPCSTEQRALIADLVGYGNANFFEGAGAAPTLTAATAALRNGNGATDTDQNNADFTAGTPTPRNSGSTTPEPEPATPRTIAQIQGSGLRSPHEGERVVTEGIVTALKFNNGFFLQAANDDGDAATSDGVFVFTSSAPPASAAVGNRVRVTGKVEEFVPASNVNQLTITEITGPTVELLETGIALPAPVELTAADLSPNATPGTLERLEGMRVSVGNAVVVGPSEGRIDEDDATASSDGVFYVTLPDVPTPFREPGIGVMDAALATLPQGKNPPLFDTNPERLMVRSRGQVGAFALSVDTGADVAGLLGVLDYFGGTWALLPDTATPPTAGGGRLPQAVNDALGDEVTIGGFNLLRFFDEIDDNNGAPTIKPEALDKRLTKTAGAICDYLKTPDILGVVEVENLRVLGLLAERINANCASAPQYVPYLSQGNDVGGINVGFLVATRAVGAGVSRVEVRDVVQFGKDATLANPDGSTSLLNDRPPLRLRANVHHANGAVYPVSVVVNHLRSLGDIDSVAPGSNGWSTDGARVRAKRGAQAAYLAGLVQQWQANDPAGKIVLVGDFNAFEFNDGYVDVLGVIKGTQAPEDQVLTYVDSPVTTPLIDGSELIADPAQRWSYVFGGNAQTLDHALVNEAVVMDASAVTVEHARINAGFAVTHYGDASVPLRVSDHDPVRIAIRVPQFRSADLSVTASATPATLRAGETATWTATVRNAGPDAADATAAAFAFDANVTPAIDVPAGWTCAAPVHEATTTSVACTLASLASQQDATFTLRTPMPALSNGTVVRMAVAARSQTRDPANADNDTVAQVTIVTAADLSVRIEGGVLPVRRGAIATFLVPVRNAGPDAAQKPTLTIDGNVAASAAAVAAPSGWTCTRVATATGFRAQCSRIVDMAQGVQWFAFAIVVPERPRVGTELEFAARVASDTPDPDASDNTDTLRVAIRR, from the coding sequence ATGGACAGGGTCAGGGGCCGCTGCGCGGCCGCGTTGTTCTGTTTCGCATCGCTGCTCGCCACCGGCGCCGCGCAGGCGCAGGTCGTCATCAGCCAGGTCTACGGCGGCGGCGGAGGCGGCACGGCCGTCTTCGCGAACGATTACGTCGAGCTCTACAACCGCGGCGCGACGCCCGCATCGCTGGCCGGCATGTCGGTGCAGTACGCCAGCGCGACCGGCACCGGCACGTTCGGCGGCGTCGCGGTGCTGCCGTCGGTGACGGTGCAACCGGGCAAGTATTTCCTCGTCGCGATGAGCGGCGGCTCGGCCGGCGCACCGCTCCCGACGCCGGACGCCACCGGCCCCGCCGCAATGGCCGCCGGCGCCGGCAAGGTCGCGCTCGTGCGCCAGGCCACCGCGCTGGCGTGCAACGGCGGCAGCGTGCCGTGTTCGACCGAACAGCGCGCGCTCATCGCCGATCTGGTCGGCTACGGCAACGCGAACTTCTTCGAAGGCGCGGGCGCCGCGCCCACGCTTACCGCCGCCACCGCCGCGCTGCGCAACGGCAACGGCGCGACCGACACCGACCAGAACAACGCGGATTTCACCGCCGGCACGCCGACGCCACGCAACAGCGGCTCGACCACGCCGGAACCGGAGCCCGCGACGCCCCGCACGATCGCGCAGATCCAGGGCAGCGGCCTTCGTTCGCCGCACGAGGGCGAACGCGTCGTCACCGAGGGCATCGTCACCGCGCTGAAATTCAACAACGGCTTCTTCCTGCAGGCCGCGAACGACGACGGCGACGCGGCGACGTCCGATGGCGTGTTCGTCTTCACCAGTTCGGCGCCGCCGGCGTCGGCGGCCGTCGGCAACCGCGTGCGCGTGACGGGCAAGGTCGAGGAATTCGTCCCGGCCTCCAACGTCAACCAGCTCACGATCACCGAAATCACCGGGCCAACGGTCGAGTTGCTCGAAACCGGCATCGCCCTGCCCGCACCGGTGGAACTCACCGCCGCCGATCTTTCGCCCAACGCCACGCCCGGCACGCTCGAACGCCTGGAAGGCATGCGCGTCAGCGTCGGCAATGCCGTCGTCGTCGGGCCGTCCGAAGGCCGCATCGACGAGGACGACGCCACCGCGAGCAGCGACGGCGTGTTCTACGTGACGCTGCCGGACGTGCCGACGCCGTTCCGCGAGCCCGGCATCGGCGTGATGGACGCGGCGCTGGCGACGTTGCCGCAGGGCAAGAACCCGCCGCTGTTCGACACCAACCCGGAACGCCTGATGGTCCGCAGCCGCGGGCAGGTCGGCGCGTTCGCGCTGTCGGTCGACACCGGCGCGGACGTCGCGGGCCTGCTCGGCGTGCTAGACTATTTCGGCGGTACCTGGGCGCTGCTGCCCGACACTGCGACGCCGCCGACCGCCGGGGGCGGCCGCCTGCCGCAGGCCGTGAACGATGCGCTGGGCGATGAAGTCACCATCGGCGGCTTCAACCTGCTGCGCTTCTTCGACGAGATCGACGACAACAACGGCGCGCCGACGATCAAGCCCGAAGCGCTCGACAAACGCCTGACCAAGACGGCCGGCGCGATCTGCGACTACCTCAAGACGCCCGACATCCTCGGCGTGGTCGAGGTCGAAAACCTGCGCGTGCTGGGCCTGCTCGCCGAGCGCATCAACGCGAACTGCGCGAGCGCGCCGCAGTACGTGCCCTACCTGTCGCAGGGCAACGACGTCGGCGGCATCAACGTCGGCTTCCTCGTCGCCACGCGCGCGGTGGGCGCCGGTGTGTCGCGCGTCGAGGTGCGCGACGTCGTGCAATTCGGCAAGGACGCGACGCTCGCCAATCCCGACGGCAGCACCAGCCTGCTCAACGACCGCCCGCCGCTGCGGCTGCGCGCCAACGTGCACCACGCCAATGGCGCGGTGTATCCGGTGAGCGTCGTGGTGAACCACCTGCGCTCGCTGGGCGACATCGATTCGGTCGCGCCCGGCAGCAACGGCTGGAGCACCGATGGCGCGCGCGTGCGTGCCAAGCGCGGCGCGCAGGCGGCGTACCTGGCCGGCCTCGTGCAGCAGTGGCAGGCGAACGATCCCGCCGGGAAGATCGTGCTGGTCGGCGACTTCAACGCGTTCGAGTTCAACGACGGCTACGTCGACGTGCTCGGCGTGATCAAGGGCACGCAGGCGCCGGAAGACCAGGTGCTGACCTACGTCGACAGCCCGGTGACGACGCCGCTGATCGACGGCTCGGAACTGATCGCCGATCCCGCGCAGCGCTGGTCGTACGTGTTCGGCGGCAACGCGCAGACGCTCGACCATGCGCTGGTGAACGAGGCGGTCGTGATGGACGCCTCCGCCGTGACCGTGGAACACGCGCGCATCAACGCCGGTTTCGCCGTGACGCACTACGGCGACGCGTCGGTGCCGCTGCGCGTGTCCGACCACGATCCGGTGCGCATCGCGATCCGCGTGCCGCAGTTCCGCAGCGCGGACCTCTCCGTCACCGCATCTGCGACGCCGGCCACGCTGCGCGCCGGCGAAACCGCGACGTGGACCGCCACCGTGCGTAACGCCGGACCGGATGCCGCCGATGCCACGGCCGCCGCCTTCGCGTTCGATGCCAATGTGACGCCGGCAATCGACGTGCCCGCCGGCTGGACCTGCGCCGCGCCCGTGCACGAGGCGACGACGACATCGGTTGCGTGCACGCTCGCGTCGCTGGCATCGCAGCAGGACGCGACGTTCACGCTTCGCACGCCGATGCCGGCATTGTCGAACGGCACCGTCGTGCGCATGGCGGTCGCCGCGCGCTCGCAGACGCGCGATCCTGCCAACGCCGACAACGACACGGTGGCGCAGGTCACGATCGTCACCGCGGCCGACCTGTCCGTGCGGATCGAAGGCGGCGTGCTGCCGGTGCGCCGCGGCGCGATCGCCACGTTCCTCGTGCCGGTACGCAATGCGGGCCCGGACGCCGCGCAGAAGCCCACGCTGACGATCGACGGCAACGTCGCGGCGTCCGCCGCGGCGGTGGCGGCTCCGTCGGGCTGGACCTGCACGCGCGTGGCGACCGCCACGGGCTTCCGCGCGCAGTGCTCGCGCATCGTGGACATGGCGCAGGGCGTGCAGTGGTTCGCCTTCGCGATCGTCGTTCCCGAGCGCCCGCGGGTGGGCACCGAGCTGGAGTTCGCCGCGCGCGTCGCTTCGGACACGCCCGATCCGGATGCGTCCGACAACACGGACACGTTGCGGGTGGCGATCCGCCGCTGA
- a CDS encoding endonuclease domain-containing protein: MTSKPPLPTKTRVQARELRRGMTDSEQALWQRLRSGQLGGYKFRRQHPFIPYVVDFFCERAGLVVEIDGSQHSAQNDATRTRFIESKGVRIVRFHSNEVLLYMDAVLEAIVNHLDTPTLTPTPVPEGEGLKAKADPS; the protein is encoded by the coding sequence ATGACGTCCAAGCCGCCGTTGCCGACAAAAACCCGCGTGCAGGCACGTGAATTGCGCCGCGGCATGACGGATTCGGAGCAAGCGCTTTGGCAACGACTCAGGAGTGGGCAACTGGGCGGATACAAATTCCGTCGCCAGCACCCCTTCATACCCTACGTGGTCGATTTCTTCTGTGAGCGTGCAGGCTTGGTCGTGGAGATCGATGGGTCGCAGCACTCCGCGCAGAACGATGCGACGCGTACGAGATTCATCGAATCGAAGGGCGTGAGAATCGTGCGCTTTCACAGCAACGAAGTTCTGCTGTACATGGATGCAGTGCTCGAGGCGATCGTGAACCACCTCGACACCCCGACCCTCACCCCAACCCCTGTCCCGGAGGGAGAGGGGCTCAAAGCAAAAGCGGACCCGTCATGA
- a CDS encoding NUDIX domain-containing protein has translation MHDCVGALLVRDGAILLGKRRDDCDWLAGAWDVFGGHVEEGESGEQAIARELAEELGIVVEVDDLCRLGQLEGEAPEPWRLRLYRVASWNGEPANLAEHSELRWCALDDAQDKLRGAHVDFPRLLALAVEAAAATGRP, from the coding sequence ATGCACGACTGCGTCGGTGCGTTGCTGGTGCGCGACGGCGCGATCCTGCTCGGGAAGCGCCGCGACGATTGCGACTGGCTCGCGGGCGCGTGGGACGTGTTCGGTGGCCATGTCGAAGAAGGCGAGAGCGGCGAGCAGGCGATCGCGCGCGAGCTGGCCGAGGAGCTCGGCATCGTCGTCGAGGTCGACGACCTGTGCCGGCTCGGCCAGCTCGAAGGCGAGGCGCCCGAACCGTGGCGGCTGCGGCTGTACCGCGTCGCGAGCTGGAACGGCGAGCCGGCGAACCTCGCCGAGCATTCGGAACTGCGCTGGTGCGCGCTGGACGACGCCCAGGACAAGCTGCGCGGCGCCCATGTCGACTTCCCGCGTTTGCTCGCTTTGGCGGTGGAAGCGGCCGCCGCGACCGGCCGGCCCTGA
- a CDS encoding MarR family winged helix-turn-helix transcriptional regulator has protein sequence MNARDPGIPKLNQGPLGQPLPGHAQLDLEHFLPYRLSVLSNRVSGTIARIYTERFQLSITEWRVMAVLGRYPGLSANEVAQRTAMDKVAVSRAVARLLDAGRLDREIHGDDRRRSVLKLSEGGYRIYDEVAPLALEFERRLLDGIDDQERAVLFRLLDKLDELELRAEAEGMS, from the coding sequence ATGAATGCGCGCGACCCCGGAATTCCCAAGCTCAACCAAGGCCCGCTGGGCCAGCCGCTGCCCGGCCACGCCCAGCTCGACCTGGAGCATTTCCTGCCCTATCGGCTGTCGGTGCTGAGCAACCGCGTGAGCGGCACGATCGCGCGCATCTATACCGAGCGATTCCAGCTCAGCATCACCGAATGGCGGGTGATGGCGGTGCTGGGCCGCTACCCGGGCCTGTCGGCGAACGAAGTCGCGCAGCGCACTGCGATGGACAAGGTCGCCGTGAGCCGCGCGGTCGCGCGCCTGCTGGATGCCGGGCGGCTGGATCGCGAGATCCATGGCGACGACCGGCGGCGTTCGGTGCTCAAACTGTCCGAGGGCGGGTATCGCATCTACGACGAAGTGGCGCCGCTGGCGCTGGAGTTCGAGCGGCGGTTGCTCGACGGGATCGACGACCAGGAGCGTGCAGTGCTGTTCCGGCTGCTGGACAAGCTGGACGAGCTGGAGTTGCGGGCCGAGGCGGAAGGGATGTCGTGA
- a CDS encoding SH3 domain-containing protein: MRHARVVVSHNAPDRSPIRLARGDAVHLGERDTDWPEFVWTTIADGHEGWVPAKLFDREQGPASVLDDYDTRELDATADEVLTLEYELAGWWWARNALGHQGWIPARSLELLDDDEGEDA, encoded by the coding sequence ATGCGCCACGCACGCGTCGTCGTCTCGCACAACGCACCGGATCGCTCGCCGATCCGGCTCGCGCGTGGCGACGCCGTGCACCTGGGCGAGCGGGATACCGACTGGCCGGAGTTCGTGTGGACCACGATCGCCGATGGCCACGAGGGCTGGGTGCCGGCGAAGCTGTTCGATCGCGAACAGGGGCCGGCCAGCGTGCTCGACGATTACGACACGCGCGAGCTCGACGCGACCGCCGACGAAGTGCTGACGCTGGAGTACGAACTCGCCGGCTGGTGGTGGGCGCGCAACGCGCTCGGCCACCAGGGCTGGATCCCCGCCCGCTCGCTCGAACTGCTCGACGACGACGAGGGCGAGGATGCATGA
- a CDS encoding tryptophan 2,3-dioxygenase: MTVEKNERELESSIHTDFEGRMSYSGYLQLDTLLSAQQRLSSPPHHDEMLFIVQHQVAELWMKLMIHELKAATANLREDRLGECQKIFARCKNILRQLTEMWSVLETLTPSEYMEFREILGPSSGFQSLQYRTIEFLLGNKNASMLKVFSHDAKAEAALREVLESPSLYDEVLRYLARHGHAVPARHVERDWSIAHVADPELLPVFERIYEDTDAHWDAYHLCEDLVDLESQFQLWRFRHMRTVMRIIGFKRGTGGSSGVGFLKQALELTFFPELFDVRTMIGGGPAYHSPAAPTP, from the coding sequence ATGACGGTCGAGAAGAACGAGCGCGAACTGGAATCGAGCATCCACACCGATTTCGAAGGGCGGATGAGCTATTCCGGTTACCTGCAGCTCGACACGCTGCTGTCGGCGCAGCAGCGGCTGTCCAGTCCGCCGCACCACGACGAGATGCTGTTCATCGTGCAGCACCAGGTCGCCGAGCTGTGGATGAAGCTGATGATCCATGAGCTCAAGGCGGCCACCGCGAACCTGCGCGAGGACCGCCTGGGCGAGTGCCAGAAGATCTTCGCGCGGTGCAAGAACATCCTGCGCCAGCTCACCGAGATGTGGTCGGTGCTGGAAACGCTGACGCCGTCGGAATACATGGAATTCCGCGAGATCCTGGGCCCGTCGTCGGGCTTCCAGTCGCTGCAGTACCGCACCATCGAATTCCTGCTCGGCAACAAGAACGCGTCGATGCTCAAGGTGTTCTCGCACGACGCGAAAGCCGAGGCCGCGCTGCGCGAGGTGCTGGAATCGCCGAGCCTGTACGACGAAGTGCTGCGTTACCTCGCGCGCCACGGGCACGCGGTGCCGGCGCGTCATGTCGAACGCGACTGGTCGATCGCCCACGTGGCCGACCCGGAACTGCTGCCGGTGTTCGAGCGCATCTACGAGGACACCGACGCGCACTGGGACGCCTACCACCTGTGCGAGGACCTGGTCGACCTGGAAAGCCAGTTCCAGCTGTGGCGCTTCCGCCACATGCGCACGGTGATGCGCATCATCGGCTTCAAGCGCGGCACGGGCGGTTCCAGCGGCGTGGGCTTCCTCAAGCAGGCGCTGGAGCTGACCTTCTTCCCGGAACTGTTCGACGTGCGCACGATGATCGGCGGCGGTCCGGCCTACCACTCGCCGGCGGCGCCGACGCCGTAA
- the hppD gene encoding 4-hydroxyphenylpyruvate dioxygenase, giving the protein MNAQPNLGMQVTTFENPLGIDGFEFVEFAAPAGQGEALHDYFRKLGFSAVLRHKTRPITVYRQGDVNFLVNEDPDSFAAEFAAQHGPCACGFAIRFKESAQKVFDTVVGNGGEAIVDKADTRAVAAPVVKGIGDCMLYLVDRYGAAGSIYDGDYLPVQGAQANPKGFGLTFIDHLTHNLYFGNMQKWSDYYERLFNFREIRYFDIKGAKTGLVSKAMTAPDGIVRIPLNESNDPKSQINEYLDAYKGEGIQHIACFTDNIYDTVEAMREQGVEFLDTPDTYFEVIDQRVPGHNEDVARLQKNKILIDADRETHQRKLLQIFTQNAIGPIFFEIIQRKGNEGFGEGNFQALFESIERDQMRRGVL; this is encoded by the coding sequence ATGAATGCGCAGCCCAACCTCGGCATGCAGGTCACCACGTTCGAGAACCCGCTCGGCATCGACGGTTTCGAGTTCGTCGAATTCGCCGCTCCCGCCGGCCAGGGCGAGGCCCTGCACGATTATTTCCGCAAACTCGGCTTCAGCGCCGTGCTGCGCCACAAGACCCGTCCGATCACCGTCTATCGCCAGGGCGATGTGAACTTCCTGGTCAACGAGGATCCGGACAGCTTTGCGGCCGAGTTCGCCGCCCAGCACGGTCCGTGCGCATGCGGTTTCGCGATCCGGTTCAAGGAGAGCGCGCAGAAGGTGTTCGACACCGTCGTCGGCAACGGCGGCGAAGCCATCGTCGACAAGGCCGACACGCGCGCGGTCGCGGCGCCGGTGGTGAAGGGCATCGGCGACTGCATGCTCTACCTGGTCGACCGCTACGGTGCCGCCGGTTCCATCTACGACGGCGACTACCTGCCGGTGCAGGGCGCGCAGGCCAATCCGAAGGGATTCGGCCTGACCTTCATCGACCACCTCACGCACAACCTCTACTTCGGCAACATGCAGAAGTGGTCGGACTATTACGAGCGCCTGTTCAACTTCCGCGAGATCCGCTACTTCGACATCAAGGGCGCGAAGACCGGCCTGGTGTCCAAGGCGATGACCGCGCCGGACGGCATCGTGCGCATCCCGTTGAACGAGTCGAACGATCCCAAGTCGCAGATCAACGAATACCTCGACGCGTACAAGGGCGAGGGCATCCAGCACATCGCCTGCTTCACCGACAACATCTACGACACCGTCGAAGCGATGCGCGAGCAGGGCGTCGAGTTCCTCGATACGCCGGACACGTATTTCGAAGTGATCGACCAGCGCGTGCCGGGCCACAACGAGGACGTCGCGCGCCTGCAGAAGAACAAGATCCTGATCGACGCAGACCGCGAAACGCACCAGCGCAAGCTGCTGCAGATCTTCACGCAGAACGCCATCGGCCCGATCTTCTTCGAGATCATCCAGCGCAAGGGCAACGAAGGCTTCGGCGAGGGCAACTTCCAGGCGCTGTTCGAAAGCATCGAGCGTGACCAGATGCGGCGCGGGGTGTTGTAA
- the pdhA gene encoding pyruvate dehydrogenase (acetyl-transferring) E1 component subunit alpha: protein MTVAATFEIEYLQYLGADGKPVAELPPAFRDPKALLPLFKQMLYVRTFDAKAIALQRTGKLGTYASCLGHEATHVGIGASMQPDDVFAPSYREYGAQFMRGVKPREVLLYWGGDERGNDFSGPKQDYAWCVPISTQCLHAAGAALKFKLMKQKQLAVACCGDGGSSKTDFYAALNSAGAYQLPLILCVVNNGWAISVPRSAQTGAKTLAQKGLAGGLHCLQVDGNDLIAVLEGMRRASERARSGEGGSVIEFMTYRLHDHTTADDARRYRDESEVKDAWTREPIARLRAYLTAQGVWSEDEEKAWAEECGKQVDVEINAYLETPVQPVEAMFDYLYADPPPDLLAQRAFALAQEGR from the coding sequence ATGACGGTCGCCGCGACCTTCGAAATCGAATACCTGCAATACCTCGGCGCGGACGGCAAGCCCGTCGCCGAACTCCCTCCCGCATTCCGCGATCCCAAGGCGCTGCTGCCGCTGTTCAAGCAGATGCTGTACGTGCGCACCTTCGATGCGAAGGCCATCGCGCTGCAGCGCACCGGCAAGCTGGGCACCTACGCCAGCTGCCTGGGCCACGAAGCCACGCACGTGGGCATCGGCGCCTCGATGCAGCCCGACGACGTGTTCGCGCCGAGCTATCGCGAATACGGCGCGCAGTTCATGCGTGGCGTGAAGCCGCGCGAAGTGCTGCTGTACTGGGGCGGCGACGAACGCGGCAACGACTTCTCCGGCCCGAAGCAGGACTACGCCTGGTGCGTGCCGATCTCCACGCAGTGCCTGCACGCCGCCGGCGCCGCGCTGAAGTTCAAGCTGATGAAGCAGAAGCAGCTAGCGGTGGCGTGCTGCGGCGACGGCGGTTCGTCGAAGACCGACTTCTACGCCGCGCTCAATTCCGCCGGCGCGTACCAGCTGCCGCTGATCCTGTGCGTGGTGAACAACGGCTGGGCGATCTCCGTCCCGCGTTCGGCGCAGACCGGCGCGAAAACCCTCGCGCAGAAGGGTCTGGCCGGCGGGCTGCACTGCCTGCAGGTGGATGGCAACGACCTGATCGCCGTGCTCGAAGGCATGCGCCGCGCCAGCGAACGCGCGCGCAGCGGCGAAGGCGGCAGCGTGATCGAGTTCATGACCTATCGCCTGCACGACCACACCACCGCCGACGACGCGCGCCGTTATCGCGACGAGAGCGAAGTGAAGGACGCCTGGACGCGCGAACCGATCGCGCGCCTGCGTGCTTACCTCACCGCGCAGGGCGTGTGGAGCGAGGATGAGGAAAAGGCCTGGGCCGAGGAATGCGGCAAGCAGGTCGACGTCGAGATCAACGCCTACCTCGAAACGCCGGTGCAGCCGGTCGAGGCGATGTTCGATTACCTCTACGCCGATCCGCCGCCGGACCTGCTGGCGCAACGCGCCTTCGCGCTCGCACAGGAGGGCCGCTGA
- a CDS encoding peptide MFS transporter, whose product MSGTATPTPGQAAPLPAFPQTMGHPRPLWMLFMTEFWERFAFYGIRWALVLYIVAQFYDGSGTGETPANQLYGAYLALVYAAAIFGGYVADRVIGYQRSILLGAVIMAAGLFMIAMPNHEVFKLGLATIIAGNGLFKPNISTMVGKLYAVGDERRDSGFTLFYMGINLGAMISPLITGWFAENVFGSPDMPAYKVVFITSGIGMLISLVWFWIGRSQLQGIGRPPVGSESRARLAITALCAIVAIPGIYFLLSMGADSLQWVLTAMFIALAILLLVEGIREGPRQRDMVIAMLIIFAFNVLFWCFFEQAGSSFSFLAEKIVNRDFGGWTFPVGWFQSVNSVAIITLAPIIAWIWVKMGRHNPSIPRKFSLGLIFNGLAFLLLMFALSTLVDPQTLKIPFWTLFAVYWIQSIGELCLSPIGLSMVTKLAPVRLVGFGMGGWFLSTGIGNNLSGIFASHVSGETGMNVQSALSGYTFGFWALVIPGVLLFLIAPLVQRLMHGVK is encoded by the coding sequence ATGAGCGGAACCGCTACACCGACGCCCGGCCAGGCCGCGCCTCTTCCCGCATTCCCGCAGACCATGGGCCATCCGCGCCCGCTGTGGATGCTCTTTATGACGGAGTTCTGGGAACGCTTCGCTTTCTACGGCATCCGCTGGGCGCTGGTGCTCTACATCGTCGCCCAGTTCTACGACGGCAGCGGCACCGGCGAGACGCCCGCCAACCAGCTCTACGGCGCGTACCTCGCGCTGGTCTACGCCGCGGCGATCTTCGGCGGCTACGTCGCCGACCGGGTGATCGGTTACCAGCGGTCGATCCTGCTGGGCGCGGTGATCATGGCGGCCGGTCTGTTCATGATCGCGATGCCGAACCATGAGGTGTTCAAGCTGGGCCTGGCGACGATCATCGCCGGCAACGGCCTGTTCAAGCCGAACATCTCGACGATGGTCGGCAAGCTCTACGCCGTCGGCGACGAGCGCCGCGACTCGGGCTTCACCCTGTTCTACATGGGCATCAACCTGGGCGCGATGATCTCGCCGCTGATCACCGGCTGGTTCGCCGAGAACGTGTTCGGCTCGCCCGACATGCCGGCGTACAAGGTGGTGTTCATCACCTCGGGCATCGGCATGCTGATCAGCCTGGTGTGGTTCTGGATCGGCCGCAGCCAGTTGCAGGGTATCGGCCGTCCGCCGGTCGGCAGCGAGAGCCGCGCGCGTCTTGCCATCACCGCGCTGTGCGCGATCGTCGCGATCCCGGGCATCTACTTCCTGCTGAGCATGGGCGCCGATTCGCTGCAGTGGGTGCTCACCGCGATGTTCATCGCGCTGGCGATCCTGCTGCTGGTCGAGGGCATCCGCGAAGGTCCGCGCCAGCGCGACATGGTGATCGCGATGCTGATCATCTTCGCCTTCAACGTGCTGTTCTGGTGCTTCTTCGAGCAGGCCGGCAGCTCCTTCAGCTTCCTGGCCGAGAAGATCGTCAACCGCGACTTCGGCGGCTGGACGTTCCCGGTGGGCTGGTTCCAGTCGGTGAACTCGGTGGCGATCATCACGCTGGCGCCGATCATCGCGTGGATCTGGGTGAAGATGGGCCGCCACAACCCGTCGATCCCGCGCAAGTTCAGCCTGGGCCTGATCTTCAACGGCCTGGCGTTCCTGCTGCTGATGTTCGCGCTGTCCACGCTGGTGGATCCGCAGACGCTGAAGATCCCGTTCTGGACGCTCTTCGCGGTGTACTGGATCCAGTCCATCGGCGAGCTGTGCCTGTCGCCGATCGGCCTGTCGATGGTGACCAAGCTGGCGCCTGTGCGTCTGGTCGGCTTCGGCATGGGCGGCTGGTTCCTGTCGACCGGCATCGGCAACAACCTGTCGGGCATCTTCGCCAGCCACGTGTCGGGCGAAACCGGCATGAACGTGCAGTCCGCGCTGTCGGGCTACACCTTCGGCTTCTGGGCGCTGGTGATCCCGGGCGTGCTGCTGTTCCTCATCGCCCCGCTCGTGCAGCGGTTGATGCACGGGGTGAAGTGA
- a CDS encoding alpha-ketoacid dehydrogenase subunit beta, producing MNAEDKKKIEAAKAATPTAITLIEAITQALAYEMRVDDKVLVLGEDVGVNGGVFRATAGLQQQFGPERVLDTPLDETTIAGLTVGLASQGMKPVAESQFDGFVYPMVDHIICHAARFRYRTRGRLTCPMVLRVPWGGGIRAPEHHSEANEAIFTNVPGLRVVMPSSPARAYGLLLAAIRDPDPVIFMEPKRIYRQYKEVVPDDGEALPLDVCYVLRDGTDVTLVTWGAQVKESLEAAEKLAAEGISAEVIDVATLRPLDFDTIAESVSRTGRCVIVHEAPKTAGFGAEIAARLAEESMFDLLAPVERVTGYDTHIPLFRLEMKYLPSVDRIVAAARRTLEAS from the coding sequence ATGAACGCGGAAGACAAGAAGAAAATCGAAGCGGCCAAGGCCGCGACCCCGACGGCGATCACGCTGATCGAAGCCATCACGCAGGCGCTCGCCTACGAGATGCGCGTGGACGACAAGGTGCTGGTGCTCGGCGAGGACGTCGGTGTCAACGGCGGCGTGTTCCGCGCCACCGCCGGCCTGCAGCAGCAGTTCGGCCCGGAGCGCGTGCTCGATACGCCGCTGGACGAAACCACCATCGCCGGCCTCACCGTCGGCCTCGCGTCGCAGGGCATGAAGCCAGTGGCCGAGTCGCAGTTCGACGGCTTCGTGTATCCGATGGTCGACCACATCATCTGCCACGCGGCGCGTTTCCGTTACCGCACGCGCGGCCGCCTCACCTGCCCGATGGTGCTGCGCGTGCCGTGGGGCGGCGGCATCCGCGCGCCGGAGCATCACTCCGAAGCGAACGAGGCGATCTTCACCAACGTGCCCGGCCTGCGCGTGGTCATGCCCTCCTCGCCCGCGCGTGCGTACGGCCTGCTGCTCGCCGCGATCCGCGACCCGGATCCGGTGATCTTCATGGAGCCCAAGCGCATCTATCGCCAGTACAAGGAAGTCGTGCCCGACGACGGCGAAGCGCTGCCGCTGGACGTGTGCTACGTGCTGCGCGACGGCACCGACGTGACGCTGGTGACGTGGGGCGCGCAGGTCAAGGAATCGCTGGAAGCGGCGGAGAAGCTCGCCGCCGAAGGCATCAGCGCCGAAGTCATCGACGTCGCCACGCTGCGTCCGCTGGACTTCGACACCATCGCCGAGTCGGTGAGCCGCACCGGCCGCTGCGTGATCGTGCACGAAGCGCCGAAGACGGCCGGTTTCGGCGCGGAAATCGCTGCGCGCCTGGCCGAGGAATCGATGTTCGACCTGCTCGCGCCGGTGGAACGCGTGACCGGCTACGACACGCACATCCCGCTGTTCCGCCTGGAAATGAAGTACCTGCCGAGCGTCGATCGCATCGTCGCCGCGGCCAGGCGCACGCTGGAAGCGAGCTGA